In Prunus dulcis chromosome 1, ALMONDv2, whole genome shotgun sequence, the following are encoded in one genomic region:
- the LOC117621405 gene encoding pre-mRNA splicing factor SR-like 1 isoform X1, with protein sequence MEVQTCGKPIDSLLEKVLCMNILSSDYFKELYRLKTYHEVIDEIYNQVDHVEPWMTGNCRGPSTAFCLLYKFFTMKLTVKQMHGLLKHEDSPYIRAVGFLYLRYAADPKTLWNWVEPYIKDEEEFSPGSNGRTTTMGVYVRDLLLGQYYFDTLFPRIPVPVLRQIVAHLEKMKLPTKLSGITGEATRHGSDDTARRPPSVKAALSVSFGQRAPHRASTRDSSPVRRTLPPPPPYDKASSDDLRTHRSQSREYSDREYSDRDRDRDRGRDRDRNRERERERDSDRDRERYKERERDRDRDRARERVRDKEREREKDRERSSDYDRRSKYTERDSRRDKYESSRDGGRHYGRSRSRSRSRSRSRSRSLQAGAVLRSSPQRDVNKDRTSASSNLAKLRDLYGDISEQKGDASMDRISRIDNGGEEVIRLGGSRWK encoded by the exons ATGGAGGTACAGACATGTGGTAAGCCCATTGACTCGTTGCTCGAGAAGGTGCTCTGTATGAACATTCTATCTTCGGACTACTTCAAAGAGCTTTACCGGTTAAAGACCTACCATGAAGTTATTGATGAAATTTACAACCAAGTAGACCACGTTGAGCCATGGATGACCGGGAATTGCCGGGGGCCGTCCACCGCTTTCTGTCTGCTTTACAAGTTTTTCACCATGAAGCTCACCGTTAAGCAAATGCACGGTCTCTTAAAGCATGAAGACTCTCCTTACATAAGAGCG GTTGGGTTCCTCTACTTGAGATATGCTGCAGACCCGAAGACTCTGTGGAATTGGGTTGAACCCTACATTAAAGATGAGGAG GAATTCTCTCCTGGTTCCAATGGACGAACAACAACTATGGGTGTATATGTGCGCGATTTGCTTCTTGGACAG TACTATTTTGATACCCTTTTCCCCCGTATCCCTGTTCCTGTGTTGCGTCAGATTGTAGCTCATCTGGAGAAGATGAAACTCCCCACTAAACTTTCTGGCATTACAGGGGAAGCTACCCGTCATGGATCTGATGACACAGCCCGACGCCCCCCTTCTGTGAAAGCGGCACTTTCAGTTTCCTTTGGTCAACGTGCCCCACATCGTGCTTCAACAAGGGACTCATCACCTGTTCGTCGTACGTtaccgccaccaccaccttaTGACAAAGCCAGCAGTGATGATCTACGGACCCATCGCAGCCAGAGCCGTGAGTATTCTGACAGAGAATATTCGGACAGGGACAGGGACAGGGACAGAGGAAGGGACCGGGATCGGAAtcgagaaagagaaagagaaagggaTAGTGATCGGGATCGAGAAAGATACAAGGAACGGGAGCGGGAtcgagacagagacagagcaAGGGAGAGAGTTAGGGATAAGGAAAGGGAGCGAGAGAAAGATAGAGAACGCAGTTCTGATTATGATCGGAGGTCCAAATATACAGAGAGAGATAGCCGAAGAGACAAATATGAGAGTAGCCGTGATGGCGGTAGACATTACGGTAGGAGTAGGAGTCGGAGCCGCAGTAGGAGCAGGAGTAGAAGTAGGAGCTTGCAAGCCGGCGCTGTACTTCGTTCGAGTCCACAAAGAGATGTAAACAAGGATAGAACATCTGCATCTAGCAATCTGGCAAAACTTAGGGATCTTTATGGTGATATAAGTGAACAAAAAGGGGATGCTAGTATGGATAGGATTTCCAGGATTGACAATGGCGGTGAAGAGGTGATTAGACTTGGTGGTTCTCGATGGAAATAG
- the LOC117621415 gene encoding ABC transporter I family member 17 isoform X1 yields the protein MASPPNGSAHLSLDDGDEAAREHLLTVDIGEADGDVKFRIRNLTKKSETTGCAILNGLSLDIPKGVIVGVIGPSGSGKSTLLRALNRLWEPPSGTVFLDGHDLRDLDVLSLRRKVGMLFQLPALFEGTVADNIRYGPQLRGKKLSDQDVHKLLTLVDLDSSFFSKTGSEMSVGQAQRVALARTLANSPEVLLLDEPTSALDPISTEHIEGALEKLKKKQGMTIIMVSHSIKQIQRIADIVCLLVDGEIVEVLKPDQLSQAQHPMALRFLELSS from the exons ATGGCTTCACCTCCAAATGGTTCGGCACACCTCTCTCTTGATG ATGGGGATGAAGCAGCTAGAGAGCACCTACTGACTGTGGACATTGGAGAAGCCGATGGGGACGTGAAATTCCGGATACGAAATCTGACCAAGAAATCAGAGACCACTGGATGCGCCATACTCAATGGGTTGAGCTTGGACATACCAAAAGGCGTGATCGTTGGGGTCATCGGCCCCAGTGGCAGCGGCAAATCGACGCTGCTCAGAGCTCTCAACCGCCTCTGGGAGCCTCCATCTGGGACTGTCTTCTTGGACGGTCATGATCTTCGGGACCTGGATGTTCTCAGCCTCCGGCGCAAGGTCGGCATGCTCTTCCAGCTTCCTGCTCTTTTTGAAG GCACAGTTGCAGACAATATACGTTATGGTCCTCAATTGAGGGGGAAGAAGCTGAGTGACCAGGACGTCCACAAGTTGCTGACCCTTGTAGACCTTGATTCATCTTTTTTCAGCAAGACTGGTTCTGAAATGTCTGTAGGTCAAGCCCAAAGAGTTGCACTTGCTAGGACCCTAGCCAATTCACCTGAG GTTTTGCTGCTGGACGAACCTACCAGTGCCTTGGATCCAATATCAACAGAGCACATAGAAGGTGCTTTAgagaagctgaagaagaaacAGGGCATGACAATTATAATGGTCTCACACAGCATCAAACAAATCCAGAGGATTGCTGATATAGTGTGCCTCCTTGTGGATGGGGAGATTGTTGAGGTTTTAAAACCAGATCAACTCTCACAAGCCCAGCATCCTATGGCACTAAGATTTCTTGAACTCAGCTCTTAA
- the LOC117627067 gene encoding uncharacterized mitochondrial protein AtMg00810-like — translation MKNFGYTQSNSDHIIFVKRDGRRLTALIVYVDDIVETENDTGEQLKLQKYLSQEFEMKDLGYLKYFLGIEVARSKNGIFLSQMKYVMDLLTETGMLECKLADTPVDITYAVNVVSQFMHPPSVFHRNAVDQILRYLKSTPRK, via the coding sequence atgaagaattttggatatacACAGAGTAATTCAGATCACATCATATTCGTAAAGCGTGATGGAAGAAGACTTACTGCATTGATTgtttatgtagatgatataGTCGAAACTGAAAACGACACTGGAGAGCAATTGAAGCTGCAAAAGTATTTGTCTCaagaatttgagatgaaggatttagGTTATCTGAAGTACTTTCTCGGTATTGAGGTAGCAAGGTCAAAAAATGGTATATTTCTATCTCAAATGAAGTATGTAATGGATCTACTCACTGAAACAGGAATGCTTGAGTGTAAGCTGGCTGACACACCTGTTGATATTACATATGCTGTGAATGTGgttagtcagtttatgcatCCACCCAGTGTTTTTCATAGGAATGCAGTTGATCAAATTTTAAGATACTTAAAGTCAACTCCTAGGAAATGA
- the LOC117621405 gene encoding pre-mRNA splicing factor SR-like 1 isoform X2, producing the protein MEVQTCGKPIDSLLEKVLCMNILSSDYFKELYRLKTYHEVIDEIYNQVDHVEPWMTGNCRGPSTAFCLLYKFFTMKLTVKQMHGLLKHEDSPYIRAVGFLYLRYAADPKTLWNWVEPYIKDEEEFSPGSNGRTTTMGVYVRDLLLGQITVRLRSEYMFFLAL; encoded by the exons ATGGAGGTACAGACATGTGGTAAGCCCATTGACTCGTTGCTCGAGAAGGTGCTCTGTATGAACATTCTATCTTCGGACTACTTCAAAGAGCTTTACCGGTTAAAGACCTACCATGAAGTTATTGATGAAATTTACAACCAAGTAGACCACGTTGAGCCATGGATGACCGGGAATTGCCGGGGGCCGTCCACCGCTTTCTGTCTGCTTTACAAGTTTTTCACCATGAAGCTCACCGTTAAGCAAATGCACGGTCTCTTAAAGCATGAAGACTCTCCTTACATAAGAGCG GTTGGGTTCCTCTACTTGAGATATGCTGCAGACCCGAAGACTCTGTGGAATTGGGTTGAACCCTACATTAAAGATGAGGAG GAATTCTCTCCTGGTTCCAATGGACGAACAACAACTATGGGTGTATATGTGCGCGATTTGCTTCTTGGACAG ATTACAGTGCGATTAAGATCTGAATACATGTTCTTCTTGGCGCTTTGA
- the LOC117621415 gene encoding ABC transporter I family member 17 isoform X2 yields MASPPNDGDEAAREHLLTVDIGEADGDVKFRIRNLTKKSETTGCAILNGLSLDIPKGVIVGVIGPSGSGKSTLLRALNRLWEPPSGTVFLDGHDLRDLDVLSLRRKVGMLFQLPALFEGTVADNIRYGPQLRGKKLSDQDVHKLLTLVDLDSSFFSKTGSEMSVGQAQRVALARTLANSPEVLLLDEPTSALDPISTEHIEGALEKLKKKQGMTIIMVSHSIKQIQRIADIVCLLVDGEIVEVLKPDQLSQAQHPMALRFLELSS; encoded by the exons ATGGCTTCACCTCCAAATG ATGGGGATGAAGCAGCTAGAGAGCACCTACTGACTGTGGACATTGGAGAAGCCGATGGGGACGTGAAATTCCGGATACGAAATCTGACCAAGAAATCAGAGACCACTGGATGCGCCATACTCAATGGGTTGAGCTTGGACATACCAAAAGGCGTGATCGTTGGGGTCATCGGCCCCAGTGGCAGCGGCAAATCGACGCTGCTCAGAGCTCTCAACCGCCTCTGGGAGCCTCCATCTGGGACTGTCTTCTTGGACGGTCATGATCTTCGGGACCTGGATGTTCTCAGCCTCCGGCGCAAGGTCGGCATGCTCTTCCAGCTTCCTGCTCTTTTTGAAG GCACAGTTGCAGACAATATACGTTATGGTCCTCAATTGAGGGGGAAGAAGCTGAGTGACCAGGACGTCCACAAGTTGCTGACCCTTGTAGACCTTGATTCATCTTTTTTCAGCAAGACTGGTTCTGAAATGTCTGTAGGTCAAGCCCAAAGAGTTGCACTTGCTAGGACCCTAGCCAATTCACCTGAG GTTTTGCTGCTGGACGAACCTACCAGTGCCTTGGATCCAATATCAACAGAGCACATAGAAGGTGCTTTAgagaagctgaagaagaaacAGGGCATGACAATTATAATGGTCTCACACAGCATCAAACAAATCCAGAGGATTGCTGATATAGTGTGCCTCCTTGTGGATGGGGAGATTGTTGAGGTTTTAAAACCAGATCAACTCTCACAAGCCCAGCATCCTATGGCACTAAGATTTCTTGAACTCAGCTCTTAA